A region from the Acyrthosiphon pisum isolate AL4f chromosome A1, pea_aphid_22Mar2018_4r6ur, whole genome shotgun sequence genome encodes:
- the LOC100164078 gene encoding uncharacterized protein LOC100164078 isoform X2, with protein MSFLPEKEPLKFDINLCGAPEEIVHLVDNIKKVGEQFLYHWKTFPIILPPTAITTKCQINGNDSTYGPDSNCTLARRPITSIRSINCRDLFVPPSFDELDAVAVNTKGEPRHLNTKQLESLRERGLDKDIHGKPKKLNSKQLDTIRKLGEFEVASINFVGQTHKWRLTEWLQKGTERNRETLLDDLAFALQFLLVTARARLFSHFFSIAESIKAILTGVIKLIDIIFGVPSLQAHNLPEKIREERCRYLVAELICRPELEHALEHLISFVRKQLRRAATEKFEPSKEAMCPQIPIPYQFLTPKREEIDLRLFDRDVMKKALPVIMGLLERETRGWFLHFREKLIYELKTQKLSDEEIEKSVNEAVMKEYLQRVYKSIVNNVELQMLGDGIPKLLINQAQCIVLMHRAVENVQRKIIKQKNTLSQRMQYTYPVLSRIGPWMRDKQTIAEEKFIQECQWSAHEEALTLCKEYKLHQAVYFLQRDLTFMREREPVLSKELKAVKIPTRTFHWLTQIWLPKNWIVRRSFQGQSETIPTVLSTTATAITTPRSNPSQAVFLVEKETTHTTTTRWPFWRIINLLYRTWTWTWNAMFFFGVVIPWCSPVSVRSLFYSESFYPDLELSQVNGTLFPRKSSLTSTLLSRLNLLWRHISKSRTHFETKPDTGFIGKGMTRHLNRAWNYVIKGILGTLAMLIIFPIICLSASFGSLMVALTGPIWMPLVTFLLHVFNGLIYDLDSPAEWKNRYFVVIEAVVWNMIFQGILQPLIACLIAFILCPIITVILFIVALLRYWFRLAWDSVIYHLVIKKRGRIPACDSFIVKRVAGPGMASDYYFQIRPEQALAAFEAKMELDELNAYQNLMEQKIQQPQKDFARFVDVCFGPFSAHLAKNGTYRILEKEAQDLMTALQDKLERRLRELQSGLSTTLKSKIRLTSKDLKVTVALASKMLEYWYPQHVMQKLSISEEEFWESKGLSINDWSALAVVFLTDIFSLDFLTPLDDADTKFKLETEQSVDLSRFYNAVQSINIDGQCSEILGPLYSSRGNIQIQSPYLEISAFNPRSKLLHCKFKKIDNACNSITYTMLLGGRFKTGTRRPKAYLRTNSMPSQRNKSRPWKRTQQSYMADKMCIPLPVPHPAHIALIIYNRDSESPIPLESENCIGILRALEDRTSDPTSTDYIPASSFDSADSRSSLTSESVEPEEQNVNVYNWQRDDWMLRTRQTGAVRVELASPEDISLDSESTRVVFGTLGTTV; from the exons ATGTCTTTTTTGCCAGAG aaagAGCCTTTAAAGTTTGATATAAATCTTTGTGGAGCTCCCGAGGAGATTGTCCACCTAgtggataatattaaaaaa gtgggagaacaatttttatatcattggaaaacttttccaattattttaccACCAACAGCTATTAcaacaaaatgtcaaataaatggAAACGATTCGACATATGGGCCAg ATTCAAATTGTACTTTGGCCAGGCGACCCATAACATCTATTCGTTCCATCAACTGTCGAGATTTGTTTGTTCCACCATCTTTTGATGAATTGGATGCAGTGGCTGTAAATACCAAAGGTGAACCTAGGCATCTAAATACCAAACAACTAGAATCTTTGCGTGAACGTGG TCTGGACAAGGATATACATGGAAAGCCAAAGAAGTTGAATTCAAAACAATTGGATACTATACGTAAACTAGG ggAATTTGAAGTGGCTAGTATTAATTTTGTTGGTCAAACACACAAATGGAGATTAACAGAATGGTTACAAAAAGGAACAGAAAGAAATCGGGAGACACTACTAGATGATTTAGCATTTgccttacaatttttattagtgaCTGCAAGAGCTAggttattttcacatttttttagcATTGCAGAATCTATAAAGGCTATACTAACTGGCGTGATTAAATTAATTG atataatatttggaGTACCTTCTTTACAAGCACATAACTTACCAGAAAAAATAAGAGAAGAACGATGTCGTTATTTGGTTGCTGAATTAATTTGTCGA CCAGAATTAGAACATGCCTTGGAACATTTAATAAGTTTTGTTCGAAAACAGTTGCGAAGAGCCGCTACCGAAAAATTTGAACCATCAAAAGAAGCAATGTGCCCCCAGATTCCTATTCCTTATCAATTTTTGACTCCAAAA CGCGAAGAAATTGATTTGAGGCTTTTTGATAGAGATGTAATGAAAAAAGCATTACCTGTGATAATGGGGTTGTTGGAACGTGAAACACGGGGTTGGTTTCTACATTTTAGAGAAAAacttatttatgaattaaaaacacaaaagttATCAGATGAAGAGAttgaaaaa tctgTTAATGAAGCTGTAATGAAAGAGTATTTACAACGTGTATACAAAAGTATAGTTAATAATGTAGAACTGCAGATGTTAGGTGATGGAATTCCTAAACTTTTGATCAACCAAGCACAATGCATTGTTCTTATGCATCG agctgttgaaaatgtacaaaggaaaataattaaacaaaaaaatacgctATCTCAACGAATGCAATATACCTATCCTGTTTTATCACGTATTGGTCCTTGGATGAGAGATAAGCAAACCATTGCAGAG GAAAAATTTATTCAAGAATGTCAATGGAGTGCTCATGAAGAAGCATTAACTCTTTGTAAAGAATACAAATTACATCAAGCTGTCTATTTTTTACAAAGGGATCTGACTTTTATGAGAGAA AGAGAACCAGTCTTGTCAAAAGAACTTAAAGCTGTTAAAATTCCAACCAGAACTTTTCATTGGTTAACACAAATTTGGCTACCAAAAAATTGGATTGTACGAAGATCGTTCCAAGGTCAATCAGAAACTATACCAACTGTATTGAGTACAACAGCAACAGCTATTACAACACCTAGGTCTAATCCCAGCCAA gcTGTATTTTTGGTAGAAAAAGAAACAACCCACACAACCACAACAAGATGGCCATTTTGGagaattattaacttattatatcgCACTTGGACATGGACATGGAATGCTATGTTTTTCTTTGGT GTGGTTATACCGTGGTGTAGTCCTGTGAGTGTACGTTCTTTGTTTTATTCAGAATCTTTTTATCCAGATTTAGAATTGTCCCAAGTGAATGGTACATTATTTCCTAGAAAATCTTCACTTACTTCAACGCTCCTATCTAGATTAAATTTACTTTGGCGGCACATATCAAAAAGTCGAACTCATTTCGAAACAAAACCTGATACAg gATTTATTGGTAAAGGAATGACAAGACATTTAAACCGAGCTTGGAACTATGTAATCAAAGGTATATTGGGCACATTAgctatgttaattatatttccaATTATATGTCTTTCTGCAAGTTTTGGAAGTCTGATGGTGGCATTAACTGGTCCAATATG GATGCCTttggtaacatttttattacatgtgTTCAACggtttaatttatgatttggaCTCTCCAGCTGAATGGAAAAacagatattttgttgtaattgaagCTGTTGTATGGAATATGATTTTTCAGGGCATTTTACAACCATTGATAGCGTGTTTAATTGCTTTCATATTATGTCCAATAATTACAGTAATCTTATTCATCg ttgctCTGTTGAGATATTGGTTTCGTTTAGCATGGGATAGCGTTATATACCATTTGGTGATTAAAAAACGTGGACGAATACCAGCATGTGATAGTTTCATTGTTAAACGTGTGGCTGGTCCAGGTATGGCATCAGATTATTACTTTCAAATTCGTCCTGAGCAAGCTTTGGCTGCATTTGAGGCTAAAATGGAGTTGGATGAACTTAACGCATATCAAAATCTAATGGAGCAAAAAATTCAACAACCGCAAAAAGATTTTGCGCGCTTTGTTGATGTATGTTTTGGACCATTTAGTGCACATTTAGCCAAAAATGGAACTTATCGAATACTGGAGAAAGAAGCACAGGATTTGATGACAGCACTTCAAGATAAATTGGAAAGAAGATTACGAGAACTTCAATCTGGTTTGTCAACAACTCTAAAATCGAAAATTAGATTAACTTCAAAGGATCTTAAa gttACGGTGGCTTTAGCATCAAAAATGTTGGAATATTGGTACCCTCAACATGTAATGCAAAAGTTGTCTATTAGTGAAGAAGAATTTTGGGAATCCAAAGGACTTTCAATAAATGATTGGTCTGCTCTTGCTGTTGTATTTCTGACAGATATATTCAGTTTAGATTTTCTTACACCATTAGATGATGCAGATACTAAGTTTAAATTAGag ACTGAACAGAGTGTAGATTTATCACGATTCTATAATGCTGTTcaaagtattaatattgatgGCCAGTGCTCAGAAATATTGGGTCCATTATATTCGTCACGTGGAAACATTCAAATACAATCACCATACTTGGAAATTTCTGCTTTTAATCCTCGCTCAAAATTATTACACtgcaaattcaaaaaaatagataatgcttg CAATAGTATTACGTACACAATGTTATTAGGCGGTCGTTTTAAAACTGGAACTCGCAGACCCAAAGCATACTTGAGAACAAATTCTATGCCATCACAACGTAATAAATCTCGGCCGTGGAAACGAACACAACAGTCATACATGGCAGATAAAATGTGCATCCCGTTACCTGTTCCTCATCCAGCCCATAtagctttaataatatataatcgagATTCTGAATCTCCCATTCCTTTAGAATCTGAAAATTGCATTGGAATTTTAAG ggCCTTAGAAGATCGGACATCTGATCCTACATCAACTGATTATATTCCTGCTAGTAGTTTTGACAGTGCAGATTCTCGTAGTTCCTTGACGTCAGAAAGTGTAGAACCAGAAGAGcaaaatgttaatgtatataACTGGCAACGTGATGATTGGATGTTGCGAACACGACAGACTGGAGCTGTACGGGTAGAACTAGCATCACCTGAAGACATAAGTCTTGATTCTGAATCTACAAGAGTTGTATTTGGTACATTAGGAACAACCGTATGA
- the LOC100164078 gene encoding uncharacterized protein LOC100164078 isoform X3, whose translation MSFLPEKEPLKFDINLCGAPEEIVHLVDNIKKVGEQFLYHWKTFPIILPPTAITTKCQINGNDSTYGPGADSNCTLARRPITSIRSINCRDLFVPPSFDELDAVAVNTKGEPRHLNTKQLESLRERGEFEVASINFVGQTHKWRLTEWLQKGTERNRETLLDDLAFALQFLLVTARARLFSHFFSIAESIKAILTGVIKLIDIIFGVPSLQAHNLPEKIREERCRYLVAELICRPELEHALEHLISFVRKQLRRAATEKFEPSKEAMCPQIPIPYQFLTPKREEIDLRLFDRDVMKKALPVIMGLLERETRGWFLHFREKLIYELKTQKLSDEEIEKSVNEAVMKEYLQRVYKSIVNNVELQMLGDGIPKLLINQAQCIVLMHRAVENVQRKIIKQKNTLSQRMQYTYPVLSRIGPWMRDKQTIAEEKFIQECQWSAHEEALTLCKEYKLHQAVYFLQRDLTFMREREPVLSKELKAVKIPTRTFHWLTQIWLPKNWIVRRSFQGQSETIPTVLSTTATAITTPRSNPSQAVFLVEKETTHTTTTRWPFWRIINLLYRTWTWTWNAMFFFGVVIPWCSPVSVRSLFYSESFYPDLELSQVNGTLFPRKSSLTSTLLSRLNLLWRHISKSRTHFETKPDTGFIGKGMTRHLNRAWNYVIKGILGTLAMLIIFPIICLSASFGSLMVALTGPIWMPLVTFLLHVFNGLIYDLDSPAEWKNRYFVVIEAVVWNMIFQGILQPLIACLIAFILCPIITVILFIVALLRYWFRLAWDSVIYHLVIKKRGRIPACDSFIVKRVAGPGMASDYYFQIRPEQALAAFEAKMELDELNAYQNLMEQKIQQPQKDFARFVDVCFGPFSAHLAKNGTYRILEKEAQDLMTALQDKLERRLRELQSGLSTTLKSKIRLTSKDLKVTVALASKMLEYWYPQHVMQKLSISEEEFWESKGLSINDWSALAVVFLTDIFSLDFLTPLDDADTKFKLETEQSVDLSRFYNAVQSINIDGQCSEILGPLYSSRGNIQIQSPYLEISAFNPRSKLLHCKFKKIDNACNSITYTMLLGGRFKTGTRRPKAYLRTNSMPSQRNKSRPWKRTQQSYMADKMCIPLPVPHPAHIALIIYNRDSESPIPLESENCIGILRALEDRTSDPTSTDYIPASSFDSADSRSSLTSESVEPEEQNVNVYNWQRDDWMLRTRQTGAVRVELASPEDISLDSESTRVVFGTLGTTV comes from the exons ATGTCTTTTTTGCCAGAG aaagAGCCTTTAAAGTTTGATATAAATCTTTGTGGAGCTCCCGAGGAGATTGTCCACCTAgtggataatattaaaaaa gtgggagaacaatttttatatcattggaaaacttttccaattattttaccACCAACAGCTATTAcaacaaaatgtcaaataaatggAAACGATTCGACATATGGGCCAg GTGCAGATTCAAATTGTACTTTGGCCAGGCGACCCATAACATCTATTCGTTCCATCAACTGTCGAGATTTGTTTGTTCCACCATCTTTTGATGAATTGGATGCAGTGGCTGTAAATACCAAAGGTGAACCTAGGCATCTAAATACCAAACAACTAGAATCTTTGCGTGAACGTGG ggAATTTGAAGTGGCTAGTATTAATTTTGTTGGTCAAACACACAAATGGAGATTAACAGAATGGTTACAAAAAGGAACAGAAAGAAATCGGGAGACACTACTAGATGATTTAGCATTTgccttacaatttttattagtgaCTGCAAGAGCTAggttattttcacatttttttagcATTGCAGAATCTATAAAGGCTATACTAACTGGCGTGATTAAATTAATTG atataatatttggaGTACCTTCTTTACAAGCACATAACTTACCAGAAAAAATAAGAGAAGAACGATGTCGTTATTTGGTTGCTGAATTAATTTGTCGA CCAGAATTAGAACATGCCTTGGAACATTTAATAAGTTTTGTTCGAAAACAGTTGCGAAGAGCCGCTACCGAAAAATTTGAACCATCAAAAGAAGCAATGTGCCCCCAGATTCCTATTCCTTATCAATTTTTGACTCCAAAA CGCGAAGAAATTGATTTGAGGCTTTTTGATAGAGATGTAATGAAAAAAGCATTACCTGTGATAATGGGGTTGTTGGAACGTGAAACACGGGGTTGGTTTCTACATTTTAGAGAAAAacttatttatgaattaaaaacacaaaagttATCAGATGAAGAGAttgaaaaa tctgTTAATGAAGCTGTAATGAAAGAGTATTTACAACGTGTATACAAAAGTATAGTTAATAATGTAGAACTGCAGATGTTAGGTGATGGAATTCCTAAACTTTTGATCAACCAAGCACAATGCATTGTTCTTATGCATCG agctgttgaaaatgtacaaaggaaaataattaaacaaaaaaatacgctATCTCAACGAATGCAATATACCTATCCTGTTTTATCACGTATTGGTCCTTGGATGAGAGATAAGCAAACCATTGCAGAG GAAAAATTTATTCAAGAATGTCAATGGAGTGCTCATGAAGAAGCATTAACTCTTTGTAAAGAATACAAATTACATCAAGCTGTCTATTTTTTACAAAGGGATCTGACTTTTATGAGAGAA AGAGAACCAGTCTTGTCAAAAGAACTTAAAGCTGTTAAAATTCCAACCAGAACTTTTCATTGGTTAACACAAATTTGGCTACCAAAAAATTGGATTGTACGAAGATCGTTCCAAGGTCAATCAGAAACTATACCAACTGTATTGAGTACAACAGCAACAGCTATTACAACACCTAGGTCTAATCCCAGCCAA gcTGTATTTTTGGTAGAAAAAGAAACAACCCACACAACCACAACAAGATGGCCATTTTGGagaattattaacttattatatcgCACTTGGACATGGACATGGAATGCTATGTTTTTCTTTGGT GTGGTTATACCGTGGTGTAGTCCTGTGAGTGTACGTTCTTTGTTTTATTCAGAATCTTTTTATCCAGATTTAGAATTGTCCCAAGTGAATGGTACATTATTTCCTAGAAAATCTTCACTTACTTCAACGCTCCTATCTAGATTAAATTTACTTTGGCGGCACATATCAAAAAGTCGAACTCATTTCGAAACAAAACCTGATACAg gATTTATTGGTAAAGGAATGACAAGACATTTAAACCGAGCTTGGAACTATGTAATCAAAGGTATATTGGGCACATTAgctatgttaattatatttccaATTATATGTCTTTCTGCAAGTTTTGGAAGTCTGATGGTGGCATTAACTGGTCCAATATG GATGCCTttggtaacatttttattacatgtgTTCAACggtttaatttatgatttggaCTCTCCAGCTGAATGGAAAAacagatattttgttgtaattgaagCTGTTGTATGGAATATGATTTTTCAGGGCATTTTACAACCATTGATAGCGTGTTTAATTGCTTTCATATTATGTCCAATAATTACAGTAATCTTATTCATCg ttgctCTGTTGAGATATTGGTTTCGTTTAGCATGGGATAGCGTTATATACCATTTGGTGATTAAAAAACGTGGACGAATACCAGCATGTGATAGTTTCATTGTTAAACGTGTGGCTGGTCCAGGTATGGCATCAGATTATTACTTTCAAATTCGTCCTGAGCAAGCTTTGGCTGCATTTGAGGCTAAAATGGAGTTGGATGAACTTAACGCATATCAAAATCTAATGGAGCAAAAAATTCAACAACCGCAAAAAGATTTTGCGCGCTTTGTTGATGTATGTTTTGGACCATTTAGTGCACATTTAGCCAAAAATGGAACTTATCGAATACTGGAGAAAGAAGCACAGGATTTGATGACAGCACTTCAAGATAAATTGGAAAGAAGATTACGAGAACTTCAATCTGGTTTGTCAACAACTCTAAAATCGAAAATTAGATTAACTTCAAAGGATCTTAAa gttACGGTGGCTTTAGCATCAAAAATGTTGGAATATTGGTACCCTCAACATGTAATGCAAAAGTTGTCTATTAGTGAAGAAGAATTTTGGGAATCCAAAGGACTTTCAATAAATGATTGGTCTGCTCTTGCTGTTGTATTTCTGACAGATATATTCAGTTTAGATTTTCTTACACCATTAGATGATGCAGATACTAAGTTTAAATTAGag ACTGAACAGAGTGTAGATTTATCACGATTCTATAATGCTGTTcaaagtattaatattgatgGCCAGTGCTCAGAAATATTGGGTCCATTATATTCGTCACGTGGAAACATTCAAATACAATCACCATACTTGGAAATTTCTGCTTTTAATCCTCGCTCAAAATTATTACACtgcaaattcaaaaaaatagataatgcttg CAATAGTATTACGTACACAATGTTATTAGGCGGTCGTTTTAAAACTGGAACTCGCAGACCCAAAGCATACTTGAGAACAAATTCTATGCCATCACAACGTAATAAATCTCGGCCGTGGAAACGAACACAACAGTCATACATGGCAGATAAAATGTGCATCCCGTTACCTGTTCCTCATCCAGCCCATAtagctttaataatatataatcgagATTCTGAATCTCCCATTCCTTTAGAATCTGAAAATTGCATTGGAATTTTAAG ggCCTTAGAAGATCGGACATCTGATCCTACATCAACTGATTATATTCCTGCTAGTAGTTTTGACAGTGCAGATTCTCGTAGTTCCTTGACGTCAGAAAGTGTAGAACCAGAAGAGcaaaatgttaatgtatataACTGGCAACGTGATGATTGGATGTTGCGAACACGACAGACTGGAGCTGTACGGGTAGAACTAGCATCACCTGAAGACATAAGTCTTGATTCTGAATCTACAAGAGTTGTATTTGGTACATTAGGAACAACCGTATGA
- the LOC100164078 gene encoding uncharacterized protein LOC100164078 isoform X4 codes for MSFLPEKEPLKFDINLCGAPEEIVHLVDNIKKVGEQFLYHWKTFPIILPPTAITTKCQINGNDSTYGPDSNCTLARRPITSIRSINCRDLFVPPSFDELDAVAVNTKGEPRHLNTKQLESLRERGEFEVASINFVGQTHKWRLTEWLQKGTERNRETLLDDLAFALQFLLVTARARLFSHFFSIAESIKAILTGVIKLIDIIFGVPSLQAHNLPEKIREERCRYLVAELICRPELEHALEHLISFVRKQLRRAATEKFEPSKEAMCPQIPIPYQFLTPKREEIDLRLFDRDVMKKALPVIMGLLERETRGWFLHFREKLIYELKTQKLSDEEIEKSVNEAVMKEYLQRVYKSIVNNVELQMLGDGIPKLLINQAQCIVLMHRAVENVQRKIIKQKNTLSQRMQYTYPVLSRIGPWMRDKQTIAEEKFIQECQWSAHEEALTLCKEYKLHQAVYFLQRDLTFMREREPVLSKELKAVKIPTRTFHWLTQIWLPKNWIVRRSFQGQSETIPTVLSTTATAITTPRSNPSQAVFLVEKETTHTTTTRWPFWRIINLLYRTWTWTWNAMFFFGVVIPWCSPVSVRSLFYSESFYPDLELSQVNGTLFPRKSSLTSTLLSRLNLLWRHISKSRTHFETKPDTGFIGKGMTRHLNRAWNYVIKGILGTLAMLIIFPIICLSASFGSLMVALTGPIWMPLVTFLLHVFNGLIYDLDSPAEWKNRYFVVIEAVVWNMIFQGILQPLIACLIAFILCPIITVILFIVALLRYWFRLAWDSVIYHLVIKKRGRIPACDSFIVKRVAGPGMASDYYFQIRPEQALAAFEAKMELDELNAYQNLMEQKIQQPQKDFARFVDVCFGPFSAHLAKNGTYRILEKEAQDLMTALQDKLERRLRELQSGLSTTLKSKIRLTSKDLKVTVALASKMLEYWYPQHVMQKLSISEEEFWESKGLSINDWSALAVVFLTDIFSLDFLTPLDDADTKFKLETEQSVDLSRFYNAVQSINIDGQCSEILGPLYSSRGNIQIQSPYLEISAFNPRSKLLHCKFKKIDNACNSITYTMLLGGRFKTGTRRPKAYLRTNSMPSQRNKSRPWKRTQQSYMADKMCIPLPVPHPAHIALIIYNRDSESPIPLESENCIGILRALEDRTSDPTSTDYIPASSFDSADSRSSLTSESVEPEEQNVNVYNWQRDDWMLRTRQTGAVRVELASPEDISLDSESTRVVFGTLGTTV; via the exons ATGTCTTTTTTGCCAGAG aaagAGCCTTTAAAGTTTGATATAAATCTTTGTGGAGCTCCCGAGGAGATTGTCCACCTAgtggataatattaaaaaa gtgggagaacaatttttatatcattggaaaacttttccaattattttaccACCAACAGCTATTAcaacaaaatgtcaaataaatggAAACGATTCGACATATGGGCCAg ATTCAAATTGTACTTTGGCCAGGCGACCCATAACATCTATTCGTTCCATCAACTGTCGAGATTTGTTTGTTCCACCATCTTTTGATGAATTGGATGCAGTGGCTGTAAATACCAAAGGTGAACCTAGGCATCTAAATACCAAACAACTAGAATCTTTGCGTGAACGTGG ggAATTTGAAGTGGCTAGTATTAATTTTGTTGGTCAAACACACAAATGGAGATTAACAGAATGGTTACAAAAAGGAACAGAAAGAAATCGGGAGACACTACTAGATGATTTAGCATTTgccttacaatttttattagtgaCTGCAAGAGCTAggttattttcacatttttttagcATTGCAGAATCTATAAAGGCTATACTAACTGGCGTGATTAAATTAATTG atataatatttggaGTACCTTCTTTACAAGCACATAACTTACCAGAAAAAATAAGAGAAGAACGATGTCGTTATTTGGTTGCTGAATTAATTTGTCGA CCAGAATTAGAACATGCCTTGGAACATTTAATAAGTTTTGTTCGAAAACAGTTGCGAAGAGCCGCTACCGAAAAATTTGAACCATCAAAAGAAGCAATGTGCCCCCAGATTCCTATTCCTTATCAATTTTTGACTCCAAAA CGCGAAGAAATTGATTTGAGGCTTTTTGATAGAGATGTAATGAAAAAAGCATTACCTGTGATAATGGGGTTGTTGGAACGTGAAACACGGGGTTGGTTTCTACATTTTAGAGAAAAacttatttatgaattaaaaacacaaaagttATCAGATGAAGAGAttgaaaaa tctgTTAATGAAGCTGTAATGAAAGAGTATTTACAACGTGTATACAAAAGTATAGTTAATAATGTAGAACTGCAGATGTTAGGTGATGGAATTCCTAAACTTTTGATCAACCAAGCACAATGCATTGTTCTTATGCATCG agctgttgaaaatgtacaaaggaaaataattaaacaaaaaaatacgctATCTCAACGAATGCAATATACCTATCCTGTTTTATCACGTATTGGTCCTTGGATGAGAGATAAGCAAACCATTGCAGAG GAAAAATTTATTCAAGAATGTCAATGGAGTGCTCATGAAGAAGCATTAACTCTTTGTAAAGAATACAAATTACATCAAGCTGTCTATTTTTTACAAAGGGATCTGACTTTTATGAGAGAA AGAGAACCAGTCTTGTCAAAAGAACTTAAAGCTGTTAAAATTCCAACCAGAACTTTTCATTGGTTAACACAAATTTGGCTACCAAAAAATTGGATTGTACGAAGATCGTTCCAAGGTCAATCAGAAACTATACCAACTGTATTGAGTACAACAGCAACAGCTATTACAACACCTAGGTCTAATCCCAGCCAA gcTGTATTTTTGGTAGAAAAAGAAACAACCCACACAACCACAACAAGATGGCCATTTTGGagaattattaacttattatatcgCACTTGGACATGGACATGGAATGCTATGTTTTTCTTTGGT GTGGTTATACCGTGGTGTAGTCCTGTGAGTGTACGTTCTTTGTTTTATTCAGAATCTTTTTATCCAGATTTAGAATTGTCCCAAGTGAATGGTACATTATTTCCTAGAAAATCTTCACTTACTTCAACGCTCCTATCTAGATTAAATTTACTTTGGCGGCACATATCAAAAAGTCGAACTCATTTCGAAACAAAACCTGATACAg gATTTATTGGTAAAGGAATGACAAGACATTTAAACCGAGCTTGGAACTATGTAATCAAAGGTATATTGGGCACATTAgctatgttaattatatttccaATTATATGTCTTTCTGCAAGTTTTGGAAGTCTGATGGTGGCATTAACTGGTCCAATATG GATGCCTttggtaacatttttattacatgtgTTCAACggtttaatttatgatttggaCTCTCCAGCTGAATGGAAAAacagatattttgttgtaattgaagCTGTTGTATGGAATATGATTTTTCAGGGCATTTTACAACCATTGATAGCGTGTTTAATTGCTTTCATATTATGTCCAATAATTACAGTAATCTTATTCATCg ttgctCTGTTGAGATATTGGTTTCGTTTAGCATGGGATAGCGTTATATACCATTTGGTGATTAAAAAACGTGGACGAATACCAGCATGTGATAGTTTCATTGTTAAACGTGTGGCTGGTCCAGGTATGGCATCAGATTATTACTTTCAAATTCGTCCTGAGCAAGCTTTGGCTGCATTTGAGGCTAAAATGGAGTTGGATGAACTTAACGCATATCAAAATCTAATGGAGCAAAAAATTCAACAACCGCAAAAAGATTTTGCGCGCTTTGTTGATGTATGTTTTGGACCATTTAGTGCACATTTAGCCAAAAATGGAACTTATCGAATACTGGAGAAAGAAGCACAGGATTTGATGACAGCACTTCAAGATAAATTGGAAAGAAGATTACGAGAACTTCAATCTGGTTTGTCAACAACTCTAAAATCGAAAATTAGATTAACTTCAAAGGATCTTAAa gttACGGTGGCTTTAGCATCAAAAATGTTGGAATATTGGTACCCTCAACATGTAATGCAAAAGTTGTCTATTAGTGAAGAAGAATTTTGGGAATCCAAAGGACTTTCAATAAATGATTGGTCTGCTCTTGCTGTTGTATTTCTGACAGATATATTCAGTTTAGATTTTCTTACACCATTAGATGATGCAGATACTAAGTTTAAATTAGag ACTGAACAGAGTGTAGATTTATCACGATTCTATAATGCTGTTcaaagtattaatattgatgGCCAGTGCTCAGAAATATTGGGTCCATTATATTCGTCACGTGGAAACATTCAAATACAATCACCATACTTGGAAATTTCTGCTTTTAATCCTCGCTCAAAATTATTACACtgcaaattcaaaaaaatagataatgcttg CAATAGTATTACGTACACAATGTTATTAGGCGGTCGTTTTAAAACTGGAACTCGCAGACCCAAAGCATACTTGAGAACAAATTCTATGCCATCACAACGTAATAAATCTCGGCCGTGGAAACGAACACAACAGTCATACATGGCAGATAAAATGTGCATCCCGTTACCTGTTCCTCATCCAGCCCATAtagctttaataatatataatcgagATTCTGAATCTCCCATTCCTTTAGAATCTGAAAATTGCATTGGAATTTTAAG ggCCTTAGAAGATCGGACATCTGATCCTACATCAACTGATTATATTCCTGCTAGTAGTTTTGACAGTGCAGATTCTCGTAGTTCCTTGACGTCAGAAAGTGTAGAACCAGAAGAGcaaaatgttaatgtatataACTGGCAACGTGATGATTGGATGTTGCGAACACGACAGACTGGAGCTGTACGGGTAGAACTAGCATCACCTGAAGACATAAGTCTTGATTCTGAATCTACAAGAGTTGTATTTGGTACATTAGGAACAACCGTATGA